One Hordeum vulgare subsp. vulgare chromosome 4H, MorexV3_pseudomolecules_assembly, whole genome shotgun sequence DNA window includes the following coding sequences:
- the LOC123447522 gene encoding kinesin-like protein KIN-7F, producing MEVEIRRLSFLKDTYANGGMESKVVAGSLNTSLVSSARKLQREREMLCRQMQKRLSIEERESMYTKWGVSLSSKRRRLQVARRLWTETKNLEHVRESASLVARLIGLLEPGKALRGMFGLSFAPQQFSRRSHNSWRYGRSSLD from the exons ATGGAAGTGGAGATAAGGAGGCTATCTTTTCTTAAAGACACCTATGCCAATGGTGGTATGGAAAGCAAGGTCGTAGCTGGTAGCCTGAACACTTCTCTGGTTTCGAG TGCAAGGAAGTTGCAACGCGAGAGGGAGATGCTCTGCAGGCAAATGCAAAAGCGGCTGTCGATCGAGGAAAGAGAGAGCATGTACACCAAGTGGGGAGTTTCGCTGTCCTCCAAGAGGAGAAGGCTTCAGGTGGCTCGTCGCCTTTGGACCGAAACCAAAAACCTCGAGCATGTGAGGGAGAGCGCTTCCCTTGTCGCCCGATTGATCGGCCTCCTGGAGCCAGGAAAGGCGCTGAGAGGGATGTTTGGGCTAAGCTTTGCGCCGCAGCAGTTCAGCCGACGATCCCACAATAGCTGGAGATATGGCCGTTCTTCCCTGGACTGA